The following proteins come from a genomic window of Lolium rigidum isolate FL_2022 chromosome 5, APGP_CSIRO_Lrig_0.1, whole genome shotgun sequence:
- the LOC124651387 gene encoding aspartyl protease family protein At5g10770-like — MAYVAQLLLLVLCTLTYHSLGAADATGSLKAEAVCAEPQVTSSSSGRITVPLNHRYGPCSPMPSTNEPTMAEQLRADQLRAEYVRRKVLGLGDEPKQSELTVPTTLGSALDSRLYVITVDIGTPAVTQHMIIDTGSDVSWVQCNPCPEPSCHAPNGTLFDPLQSSTYVPFNCTSATCLQLDGNNVGCSSSQECQFYVGYGDGANTTGTYGADTLVLTDSETVSGFQFGCSHEADGFTDQTDGLMGLGGDVQSLVSQTAATYGKAFSYCLPATSSTSGFLTLGAPNDTSDFVTTPMLRVKDYLTFYNVLLQDIQVDGNLLGISPSVFAAGSLMDSGTRITTLPLEAYSALSSAFKASMTQYAEAPPWGYFETCFDFAGVEQDDLTIPPVALVFDGGAIVDLDRSAIIDVASSCLAFFPTNETDGSVIGCVQQRTFEVLHDVGQSVFGFRKGAC, encoded by the exons ATGGCGTATGTAGCCCAGCTGCTGCTTCTCGTCCTGTGCACCTTGACCTACCATTCTCTTGGTGCAGCAGATGCCACAGGCTCACTGAAGGCTGAAGCCGTGTGCGCCGAGCCACAAG TGACTTCATCGTCGTCCGGCCGAATCACGGTGCCGTTAAACCACCGGTACGGCCCGTGCTCGCCGATGCCATCCACAAACGAGCCGACCATGGCGGAGCAGCTCCGCGCTGACCAACTCCGAGCTGAATACGTCCGCCGCAAAGTCCTTGGTCTCGGCGACGAGCCGAAGCAATCAGAGCTCACCGTGCCCACCACGCTGGGATCTGCCCTGGACTCGAGGTTGTACGTGATCACCGTCGACATCGGCACCCCGGCCGTGACCCAGCACATGATCATCGACACTGGCAGCGACGTGTCGTGGGTGCAGTGCAACCCATGCCCGGAACCTTCTTGCCACGCCCCGAACGGCACCCTCTTCGACCCCCTCCAGTCGAGCACCTACGTTCCGTTCAACTGCACCTCCGCGACGTGCCTCCAGCTCGACGGCAACAACGTTGGCTGCTCGAGCTCGCAGGAATGCCAGTTCTACGTCGGGTACGGCGACGGCGCAAACACCACCGGGACGTACGGGGCCGACACGCTGGTGCTAACCGACTCGGAAACGGTCAGCGGCTTCCAGTTTGGCTGCAGCCACGAGGCGGACGGGTTCACCGACCAAACCGACGGGCTCatggggctcggcggcgacgtacAGTCGCTCGTGTCGCAGACGGCGGCGACCTACGGCAAGGCCTTCTCCTACTGCCTCCCGGCGACCTCGAGCACCTCCGGGTTCCTCACGCTGGGCGCGCCAAACGACACATCGGACTTCGTGACGACGCCCATGCTCAGAGTCAAAGACTACCTAACGTTCTACAACGTGCTCCTCCAAGACATCCAAGTAGACGGTAATCTGCTCGGAATATCGCCCTCCGTCTTCGCCGCCGGCTCTTTGATGGACTCCGGCACCCGCATCACCACGCTGCCGCTGGAGGCGTACTCGGCGCTCTCCTCGGCTTTCAAGGCCAGCATGACGCAGTACGCGGAGGCACCGCCATGGGGCTACTTCGAGACGTGCTTCGACTTCGCAGGGGTGGAGCAGGACGACCTCACGATTCCGCCGGTCGCGCTGGTGTTCGACGGGGGCGCCATAGTCGACCTCGACCGCAGCGCGATCATTGACGTGGCCAGCAGCTGCCTTGCGTTTTTCCCCACCAACGAAACCGACGGCAGTGTCATCGGGTGCGTGCAGCAGCGGACGTTTGAGGTGCTGCACGACGTCGGCCAGAGCGTCTTCGGCTTCCGCAAGGGCGCCTGCTGA